The following coding sequences lie in one Capsicum annuum cultivar UCD-10X-F1 chromosome 5, UCD10Xv1.1, whole genome shotgun sequence genomic window:
- the LOC107870000 gene encoding uncharacterized protein LOC107870000 isoform X2: protein MDPNTLGASQAKNDDTTKNEGIESCRTSQQASGEETSEVNQGQGGKHVAADVAPEHEKSHGDVNMEADITMDDVIKAGGLGARDDLNSVLPMAADTTDFEASIRDAWEYEGQRESISRPGLGWTEPAKK, encoded by the exons ATGGATCCCAATACTCTTGGAGCTTCACAAG CTAAGAATGACGATACCACAAAGAATGAAGGCATCGAGTCCTGTAGAACATCGCAACAGGCTTCTGGGGAAGAAACATCTGAAGTGAATCAAGGTCAAGGTGGTAAACACGTAGCAGCTGATGTGGCCCCGGAACATGAGAAATCTCACGGCGATGTAAACATGGAGGCGGATATCACTATGGATGACGTAATAAAAGCTGGGGGTCTAGGAGCAAGAGATGATTTAAATAGTGTTCTTCCTATGGCAGCTGATACCACCGACTTTGAAGCTTCTATTCGTGATGCTTGGGAATATGAAGGGCAACGTGAAAGCATTAGTCGACCTGGACTTGGCTGGACAGAACCTGCAAAGAAGTAG
- the LOC107870000 gene encoding uncharacterized protein LOC107870000 isoform X1 has protein sequence MDPNTLGASQAAAKNDDTTKNEGIESCRTSQQASGEETSEVNQGQGGKHVAADVAPEHEKSHGDVNMEADITMDDVIKAGGLGARDDLNSVLPMAADTTDFEASIRDAWEYEGQRESISRPGLGWTEPAKK, from the exons ATGGATCCCAATACTCTTGGAGCTTCACAAG CTGCAGCTAAGAATGACGATACCACAAAGAATGAAGGCATCGAGTCCTGTAGAACATCGCAACAGGCTTCTGGGGAAGAAACATCTGAAGTGAATCAAGGTCAAGGTGGTAAACACGTAGCAGCTGATGTGGCCCCGGAACATGAGAAATCTCACGGCGATGTAAACATGGAGGCGGATATCACTATGGATGACGTAATAAAAGCTGGGGGTCTAGGAGCAAGAGATGATTTAAATAGTGTTCTTCCTATGGCAGCTGATACCACCGACTTTGAAGCTTCTATTCGTGATGCTTGGGAATATGAAGGGCAACGTGAAAGCATTAGTCGACCTGGACTTGGCTGGACAGAACCTGCAAAGAAGTAG
- the LOC107852795 gene encoding cytokinin dehydrogenase 1 yields the protein MKSSPTHFFFKHNSMLLRLLIFILGICSINRSNFCCDQLFATPATNSITPSSFSAIESSLKQLKIEGYFSFKNFDHVAKDFGNRYHFLPLAVLYPKSVSDISATVKHVFNMGTTTELTVAARGHGHSLEGQAQAYQGVVISMESLRAPAMRFHQGELPFVDVSAGELWINILHESLKLGLTPKSWTDYLHLTVGGTLSNAGISGQAFKHGPQINNVYQLEVVTGKGEVITCSEEKNADLFYGVLGGLGQFGIITRARIALQPAPKKVKWIRVLYSDFSTFSNDQEQLISSKDSFDYVEGFVVINRTGLLNNWRSTFNPKDPLFARKFSSEGKVLYCLEVAKYFNPDETANTNQNIDALLSTLNYIESSLFQSEVSYVEFLDRVHVSEMKLQEKGLWDVPHPWLNLLIPRSKIHDFTQEVFGKILTDTSHGPILIYPVNKSKWIKGTSMVTPEEDIMYLIAFLSSAVPSSTGKDGLEHILSKNKKILNFCGKANIGMKQYLPHYTTQEDWKVHFGPRWETFARRKSTYDPLAILAPGHGIFKRVSLLQQQ from the exons ATGAAGTCATCACCAACTCATTTCTTCTTTAAACATAATAGTATGCTTCTAAGACTTCTTATATTCATACTAGGCATTTGCTCAATCAACAGAAGCAACTTCTGTTGTGACCAACTTTTTGCGACCCCAGCTACTAATTCTATTACCCCTTCGAGTTTCTCAGCGATCGAGTCATCGCTGAAACAGTTGAAGATCGAAGGGTACTTTAGTTTCAAGAATTTCGATCACGTGGCCAAGGACTTTGGCAACAGATATCACTTCCTGCCGTTAGCCGTTCTGTACCCGAAATCAGTTTCCGACATATCGGCCACGGTAAAACATGTTTTTAACATGGGTACAACAACAGAACTAACTGTTGCTGCTAGAGGACATGGTCACTCTTTAGAAGGACAAGCTCAAGCTTACCAGGGAGTAGTGATCAGCATGGAATCGCTTCGAGCACCAGCGATGCGGTTCCACCAAGGGGAACTGCCTTTTGTTGATGTATCTGCTGGTGAACTTTGGATAAATATCCTGCATGAAAGTCTTAAACTTGGATTAACACCAAAATCTTGGACTGATTATCTTCACCTCACAGTTGGAGGCACTTTGTCGAATGCCGGGATCAGCGGACAAGCATTCAAACATGGACCTCAGATCAATAATGTCTACCAACTCGaagttgtcaccg GTAAAGGAGAGGTGATTACTTGTTCAGAGGAGAAGAATGCTGACCTGTTCTACGGTGTACTAGGAGGACTAGGCCAGTTTGGTATCATCACAAGAGCAAGAATTGCTCTGCAACCGGCACCTAAAAAG GTTAAGTGGATCAGAGTGCTGTATTCAGATTTCTCGACGTTTTCCAATGATCAAGAGCAGTTGATATCATCCAAGGATTCTTTCGACTACGTAGAAGGATTTGTCGTTATCAATCGAACAGGATTGTTGAACAACTGGAGGTCTACTTTCAATCCTAAAGATCCACTTTTCGCTCGAAAGTTCAGTTCTGAAGGAAAAGTTCTCTACTGCTTAGAAGTTGCCAAATACTTCAATCCAGACGAGACAGCTAATACCAATCAG AATATTGATGCCCTCTTATCAACGTTGAATTATATCGAATCCTCGCTGTTTCAATCAGAAGTCTCCTACGTGGAATTCCTCGACAGAGTCCACGTATCCGAGATGAAACTCCAAGAGAAGGGGTTATGGGATGTTCCTCATCCATGGCTAAACCTTCTAATTCCAAGGAGCAAGATACATGACTTTACACAAGAAGTTTTCGGGAAGATACTTACCGATACTAGCCATGGTCCTATACTCATCTACCCCGTCAACAAATCAAA GTGGATAAAAGGAACATCAATGGTTACACCAGAAGAAGACATCATGTATTTAATAGCGTTTCTATCTTCTGCCGTTCCATCGTCCACAGGAAAAGATGGACTAGAACATATTCTAAGTAAGAACAAGAAGATATTAAACTTTTGCGGTAAAGCAAATATTGGAATGAAACAGTATTTGCCACATTACACAACACAGGAAGACTGGAAAGTTCACTTTGGCCCTCGATGGGAAACATTCGCTAGGAGGAAATCTACGTATGATCCTTTGGCTATCCTAGCTCCTGGACACGGAATTTTTAAAAGAGTGTCACTCCTTCAACAACAATGA